The genomic window cattgtcaaccgacgcgaagcggaggttgacaatggttttcgaggggtgtcaatttcaactgttatcctcccaaacaggcactatttattttgttatactgaatgtcttaatttttaagaaaattttactgcttttatataggaataacgtgaaatctacagcgaaccgtacgcgcataattttcgcgcatgtaacattttttaatgttacccgttgctaagtgcgttgctaacgctgagggtaatagaaaatattattaactgcttcttaaccaatcagatttcagtatttaacatgaaagtataacaatgtatCTTAAcaagatatgtacatgtatcaagaaTGGAAAATCAGTGTAATACTTCAAGTTAGTAATTACATTTTCCCTGTGTTGCTTTAAAAAACAGGATCACATGAATGATTTAAGTGATAAACACTTGTGCATGACAAATTATATCAATTGattattaaaattcaaagaaaaagtgTATTTGATCTTGATGTGAACAAGACAAATATTTGCACGTTTATTACTTTATCAAACGCGTACAATAAATTAGTACTCCGAATGAACCTTAGaagcacaggggccaagcccgttttaacgtaaccataaatttatttatagttacattgaaattaatgttgaaaggggcttggcccctgtgatgCAAATCACCGATTTAAAGTTTACTTTTCCTAGTTTTCATAATGATGTAATAAGTGGGTAATGACAGAAACACTTCGGTAGAATACTGTTTTCATTGATTTGTGGCCGTTAAGGTTTTATCTTACATgagaatatattttgtttgtttataaagCAAACAGCATGCACAGGCGGAGAAAAAAATGGTGAGtttaattgagagagagagagagagagagagagagagagagagagagagagagagagagagagagagtgagtctAATACacgtaaatcaataaaatttaataaaaagaccaattctttaaaatcaatatgGAAGTGCttattcaaatcattaaaaatttaaaagttattaaaaaaacaatagtgACATTTTCAGATTTAATTCAACTGAATTCACATTAATTGTATTAGTCTGACAGTCTGCTCtagtatttaattttgaaacgATATAGTTATTTTATTCCTGCAAACTTCAATGTGAGCCAGTTCCTCTTGAAATAACCCCACCTTTTTCTCGTGTATCGGTAGTACTTTTTCAGATTATGAAatgttttcgagatatttgatCAGACATAATTAAAACTTGGTTATTGTGTCTATCGATTATAGATTTATTATTTGAAACTTCGAGTACAGAGCCTGCCAATCCAGCCATAGGGAAGGATTTATCTTTAATGTCACAACTTTGATGCGTAAACAATCCACTGTATAGGTTGCATCCGTTCACCCGGTACATCAGAACTATATATCTGGATTTGTCCCCTGGCTCAACTACTCAAACTTTAAAGATGGTGTATCAACAGTTATTCAAAACTATGCCTGCTCTGTTTTTGTTCTGTTCTGTCGTGAAGACAGTTTTCATATGCCCGAAATCAGATTGGAATAATTATATGTCGGGGAAAAAACTCCAAGAGTTTCCAGTCAAAATCTTTGATACGATGGGTTTGAATTCCTGTTACAAGGAATGCAAGGCACACGGAAAATGTCTTTCCATCAATTTTAACCGGAAATTATTTGTCTGTGAGTTACTCAGCGAGAAAAAGAGTGAGGCCAAACCCCTGGTGGACGACCAGGATTCTGTTTATATGGAGATAACAGAAATTGTAAGATCTCTTCTCTTTTTATTCTGAAAATTGTTGTCTGAAAACTTTTGTTTTtggcggttttttttttatttcttgatattttatgtaatgAATTTGCTTATCTACAAATTCTACGTTTACAGCTTGCTTTCATTGATACCTttaatttgccaaaaaaatataAGGTGGTTTTTTGAGCATGttcaatatgaaatatattatgATTTGAACTCAGATAATCGACAAAATtacatcttcttttttttttattgattgtataggtaaaaacaaaatatcgaAATATAtgtttgttacaaaaatataatttttttaatgtaataaaaaaaccccacacaagtattttttttctagattgAGAAGACGTGTGATGGAGGGCCGTGTAATAACTACTCTACCTGTATCCGGACCTCTTTAAACAACAGCCTATGCATTGCCACAGGTGGGCAAAAACCTCCAATAGTTTTGTGTTAAAATAGAGGGAAAAAAATctcataaaagttttatttttttaatcatcctgaatatgattttaaagtaaTGGACGcctaaatgtttacatttttgaagaaaaaaataagatagtagaaaaaaagaaaagaatgtaaatttttatcaaattaagcatttatttttgaaaactttattcATTCACTGAAATGTCAATGCGATCACGTCTTTAGAAAATTAAgaacttttttctttaatatgtctatggagataaaataaaaactaactttcctattaaaaaattattgggagacaaataatatttaatattataagaataataagtaatacatatactgtaaatatacatgtagattgttCTGAGGTCTACCCAGACTTAAAAGACGGAGCTATCGCTGATCGTACCTTTACTCCTATATCGGCCACTTATGGTTGCAATGTCGGCTTCACTGGAGTTGGGTCCGTAAACAGGGTTACCTGTATCCCCGGTGGGAAATGGTCATCTTTATCTTACAGGTGTGAACCACCAGGTAAGAGAGATATTACTAAATAGAACGGAGTTCATTTAAGGTGGGATGAGACACCTCAATGGGGAATCGAGTGCagtatttttatcatatgatatgtcATCATCTCCAAATAACAACAAATCTAAAGTTACTGGTTTTTGCAAGTCTAACactgatatttgataaaatagacagttttattttgtttatgtacatgtacaaatttcgTTCGGCATTTTTGGAAATTTcaacacaaaatatattaatttgctCGAACACTGGTATCAATTTAAAGATGAAAACTATGCAAGATATACAGTATATTTTTCAAAGATGGTTTATTTAACATTCTACTATAGTTATTTctgagatcaaagagatgcagcggacattattctccaataaaCCCCGAACTTCATcagtcatcagtaaattatcagatcagaaatacccaTTTGCCTCGCACAGTTCATTCAAGTATTACATAAAAAcgcaaaaatgtttttaataaaatattctaaatcaatgtcaatttcacgtCTTAGTTTTAGAAGAAGCGATGCGTGATGCCTCAAATGTTAATTTCGAAGAGCTCAATACTGCTGTTCCAAGGACCTTACAAGATAAAACATTTGCACTGCGTATCACTACATAGAATAGATAAAGAGTAGCATTAATAAATCGGTCGTATTTAAATCATCATTAAAATCTAGAGgttcaaatatatttcaaatatttaggcACATAGAACTCACTTTATTCGGATATAATtgaattctggttgtaacgcgctttctgattggctaaaaaattatatttttatcgtataaagaatgttgcctacgtcatagtaagactaacgcctcgcggtttataaagcgtaaactgcctcaaaccattttatatcgtataaaacaaataaatattgaattcattccttaaataaaaaaaaaaattcaacattcatCCGCGCCAGTTTCAAAGAAGCATCTGTAATAATACCAGTtcctaaatattttctttatggTAAAAGAGTAGCTAATATCATTCATACAGAATTACGACACAATTGTTTACTAACTTATGATTTACACAGAAGAAATATTGTTGATTCTCCAAATTGCATATGTGGAAAGAAAGAagatgtatatcattttttatttgtttgcaaacTATTTTCTAACGCAAGGAATACCTTATTTAATGAACTAttccaaatacaaaatttaggtATTATAGATTCGCATACTTTACTATGGGGTAATGACAACCTagattataaattaaaactaatGTT from Magallana gigas chromosome 9, xbMagGiga1.1, whole genome shotgun sequence includes these protein-coding regions:
- the LOC105347563 gene encoding thrombospondin-2 produces the protein MVYQQLFKTMPALFLFCSVVKTVFICPKSDWNNYMSGKKLQEFPVKIFDTMGLNSCYKECKAHGKCLSINFNRKLFVCELLSEKKSEAKPLVDDQDSVYMEITEIIEKTCDGGPCNNYSTCIRTSLNNSLCIATDCSEVYPDLKDGAIADRTFTPISATYGCNVGFTGVGSVNRVTCIPGGKWSSLSYRCEPPVHGGWGSWGSWGYCPVTCGGGTRYRYRSCNNPTPMYGGNICYGSSSDSVYCNTNGCPVNGGWGYWSGWSSCTKTCETGTKSRSRSCNNPYPAYGGAGCSGASSQSSYCNTDKCPGWFFGR